In one Culex quinquefasciatus strain JHB chromosome 2, VPISU_Cqui_1.0_pri_paternal, whole genome shotgun sequence genomic region, the following are encoded:
- the LOC119766426 gene encoding secreted RxLR effector protein 161-like, with amino-acid sequence MDEGFTKTVEESRPLENSTEYRSLVGALLYVAVCARPDIAVSASILGRSVTAPTQADMAAAKRVVRYLKATKSWQLRYDDPDGELVGYSDADWAGDLKTRKSTTGSVFLYSGGAVSWASRLQQCVTLSSMESEFVALCDTSQEAVWLLTLMEDFGEPEQKPLTIKEDNQSCIKFVAAERTTRRSKHVDTKHCYVKELCERKVLQLEYCPTEDMIADVLTKPVGAVKHRKLSSLLGLAAHGSGR; translated from the coding sequence ATGGACGAAGGATTCACCAAGACCGTAGAAGAAAGTCGTCCACTTGAGAACAGCACGGAGTACCGGAGTCTCGTCGGCGCGCTCCTCTATGTGGCGGTTTGTGCCAGACCGGACATAGCAGTAAGTGCCTCGATACTCGGACGGAGTGTCACGGCGCCCACGCAGGCGGACATGGCGGCGGCGAAGCGAGTGGTCCGCTACCTCAAAGCCACGAAATCCTGGCAGCTCCGCTACGACGATCCAGACGGAGAATTGGTCGGCTACTCCGACGCGGATTGGGCCGGCGATTTGAAAACCAGAAAATCTACGACTGGATCCGTCTTCCTCTATTCCGGAGGAGCTGTTTCCTGGGCGAGCCGTCTCCAGCAGTGCGTGACTCTGTCGTCCATGGAATCGGAGTTCGTCGCTCTTTGCGACACATCCCAAGAAGCAGTCTGGCTGCTGACCCTGATGGAAGACTTCGGCGAACCGGAGCAGAAACCGTTGACCATCAAGGAGGACAACCAAAGTTGCATCAAATTTGTTGCAGCGGAAAGAACAACGCGGCGTTCCAAGCACGTAGATACCAAGCACTGCTACGTGAAGGAACTCTGTGAACGGAAGGTGCTACAGCTGGAGTACTGTCCGACCGAGGACATGATTGCGGACGTGCTCACCAAACCCGTAGGAGCCGTGAAGCACCGGAAGCTGTCTTCGCTGCTTGGACTTGCAGCGCACGGCAGTGGTCGTTGA
- the LOC6048996 gene encoding endonuclease G, mitochondrial produces the protein MTTKSVSRLLLLSSVGIGSYLAGSYVERRKTADTVCLRRNDYVNERSGNLLRTLQSKPGLPIFGTVSAASPIPAEQKTPAVSNVSRIGQIMKYGFPGLDNVRSYDDYVLSYDRRTRVAHWVFEHLTAEGVKASQGVDRAKSDFKPDESVHPFFRSLNTDYKGSGFDRGHLAAAGNHRSEQKHCDQTFFLTNMAPQVGVGFNRDKWNHLERYVRKLTKDYPNVYCCTGPLYLPRKEADGKLYVRYQVIGANNVAVPTHFYKVVVMETRDNRLEMEAYVLPNQKIDDETPLTMFQVPPETIERAAGLLFFDKIARSQLSKINGKKV, from the exons ATGACCACAAAGTCCGTGTCGCGGCTTCTGCTACTGTCGTCCGTTGGTATCGGGAGCTACCTGGCCGGTTCGTACGTGGAACGCCGTAAAACAGCTGACACGGTTTGTCTTCGCCGAAATGATTATGTAAACGAACGGTCCGGCAATCTGCTGCGGACACTCCAATCGAAGCCGGGGCTGCCAATTTTCGGCACCGTGTCCGCGGCAAGTCCCATCCCGGCGGAACAGAAAACCCCCGCCGTCAGTAATGTAAGTCGAATTGGGCAGATTATGAAGTACGGGTTTCCCGGGCTGGACAACGTGCGGTCCTACGACGATTACGTGCTTTCGTATGACCGTCGCACCAGGGTGGCCCACTGGGTGTTTGAGCATTTAACGGCCGAAGGCGTTAAGGCTAGCCAGGGTGTAGATCGCGCCAAAAGCGATTTCAAACCGGACGAAAGTGTTCATCCGTTCTTCCGGTCGCTGAACACGGATTACAAAGGGTCGGGCTTCGATCGGGGACATCTGGCCGCGGCAGGGAATCATCGATCGGAACAGAAGCACTGCGATCAAACGTTCTTCCTGACGAATATGGCTCCGCAG GTCGGAGTCGGATTCAATCGCGACAAGTGGAACCACCTGGAACGATACGTACGCAAGCTGACCAAAGATTACCCCAACGTGTACTGCTGCACCGGTCCTCTGTACCTCCCGCGGAAGGAGGCGGACGGAAAGTTGTACGTTCGATACCAGGTTATCGGCGCCAACAACGTGGCCGTTCCGACGCACTTTTACAAGGTGGTGGTGATGGAAACCCGTGACAATCGGCTGGAGATGGAGGCGTACGTGCTGCCGAACCAGAAGATTGACGACGAAACGCCGCTGACGATGTTCCAGGTGCCGCCGGAAACGATCGAACGGGCGGCCGGATTGCTGTTCTTCGATAAGATTGCCCGAAGTCAGCTTAGTAAAATTAACGGGAAGAAGGTGTGA